AAATCTTATAAAGATGTGTGCAatttattatgtagattatataGGACGTgccatacataatatgatatttaggTACGTTCGGCCTTATTCAACACCGGTGACCATAGTTGTTAATGTTGTTTTTTCGTTTCCGTCAGATTCTCCGAGTAATTTCTTATTCATGTGGAGCTGCAAGTGTTATAATCGAATTGGTGATCCTCACCTTTCTATATACCATGGTCATGGTCTTATCCATTGTTAAGATACCCTCGCGCTGCACCACTCATGTGTCTAACCGTTATCTAATCAGGACACCACCCATTGTTGTCTTTAATTGGTCCTCGCTTATGACGTGATCGGGTATCGTCTCTTATTGGTACCTGTTGCTGTGTATGATGGCCCAATGCTGTTGAAGGTGTTATTAAGCGCGGCGCAGTGGTCAGGTGGCGCCAGGATTTTACGCCTGGTAGGGCCAACTCGAGGTACGTAATTTTACTGAAGGGccaatttataatacctataatcagGGGCGTAATTAAGGGGCGGATGAGTGGGTAGAtccccccctaaaaaaatacttttttattgcTAACATTTTGAACAAAGTATTGGTAATAACCATTCATGTTTGCTAAAAACCtattatcccccccccccaaccaaaTTCTAATTATGCcactgcctataataatatgtgaaatctTTGCTCCACATTTCCTGGCTCCTGTCGGCtatatttttctacaaaatattgtttggatagcgtataaaaatagattatacaaGTAAAATTCCCGTCGGACATTATTGTGATGTAATGACCCGATAACAGTGTTATAATAAGTCATATAACACTCATAATCATTGAATACGTATATTCAGTGGGATTAATAAAagacaatgaaaaatatttaatgtgtatatGAGGGACCGGAAACTTGGCAGGTCAGACAGCGTTGCCTATCATCCATACGTAGTCTCCAGTATCCACAGATGGTAGTAGCCCGTCTGTACAATTCCCGACGTAGGTAAACAGTTTAAAAGTGTCAACCTATTCCAACGCTTCAGCTGACATCGACTCTTAAAATCAAACACGTTAAGCATTCGAttaagttacaataataataattataatagatggAGTGGACGAGACAGGAAATGGGTAAGAATGAGACGGTTTTTTCAACGTtacattaactttatttttcacgtcaaaatcaaaataaatcactTGCGTAacagtaacaattataatataatgttttttaatttaaatttttaattatatatatatataaataataccgtctaaaatacttaaaaaaaaaaaaaaattataataataaaagaaattaaaagaaaagaaCAAACACAAAGCGCTttctaaggatttttttttcaaaactggtATGCGCCacaattattaggtacaaaCGTCTGGTTCGCCCGCAatcgtttacaaaattataataaatacacaataataatgctatGAGTAAaggaaaagaaataaaataattaacatatattttatctacaatGAAAAACAacgataaataaattagttacgaGTTACCggtatttatcaaatataaattacgatgcatttcactaatataataatatatacttttcataggtattttgttttaattcactTCCTCACtcaaaattcattttaattgcTTTCCACTTAATCACTACGGAATTGACTTTGCTAGAGGTACagtaattttcttataatattattattatttttatattataatatagttaaatatctaaattttcttaaactaaaatagtttttttacgaCGCtctagcataatttttttctcgataATACTACATTAGGCCAATGCAATACTtatcacaattattaatattatatggatatatttatttagtgtatATCTTTTAcgagttttttattatttttattttactttagtaGTACacgtatagtaatataatatggttaaaataaatttaataatctaaGGACTACAGCGCCCAACTACCAAATCAGTGTTGCCAcaacacaattataatacaacgaataaaaataaaaaattaatcgaGAGATTCGGAGACATAATAAAGGCGGGGCGGGAAAAATTGAGTTTTTGTGATTGTCTAACGGTTGCAGAGATGGGGTGgattgattttcaaaaatattgttacaggCGCATGAAGTGCTCACCCGTGCGATGACTAGTGGTCCCTGGACACAAGagatacaattttcttttttctttgaTATTACAACAAGtggtttagaaaaaaaacaaaatcagtgCTGCCGCATATGATTGTTTCAAGGGTTTTAGGTTTGGACAGGCAACACAGAGTCGACTCTAAGAACTCTCGGCTGAGACTAAACACGATTACTAAATGTTATTACAATGTAATACGTTTTTCattacacataggtatatataaaaaaaacgataataataacactattcATCtacttttttgtatataatattgagctagataattgtattatgttatttttctcCTATTGATCTTTtagtatttaagttttatatatatacaaacaggTACAACTGAGGTGGGGAACAGAGATAATGGAGTTTCAGTGtggttgaaaattataaataaattgttttttcgcCATCGCAAATGATTAACgagaatcattataatttagcaccctaacagaaaaaaacaaatgaatggtgagttgtatatgtgtgtgtgtgtgtgtgtgtgtgtgtatatatatatgtgttcgcgtaaaattggtttttttagtttataggaACGCCCAGCACTCGAGGATCTTGACAACGAAATCTTGTTCATTGACTAAGGGTTCGTTGCCGTATGTGTTGCACGCTTCGGTCCGGCCTTGGTTTAGGTCACCATCAAGCCATAAACCAAATTTgccactgtaaaaaaaaatcgatggaTTAAACATAAACATCGTAAAACAGATAAATATACAGACAGTGCCGCTCAAAACTATACATTTCATAGTGCAGAAAAGGCTGACATTTACATCCACCACCAACACATACAGaggatacattatattttaaatacaggcACTGGGTCTACACTGGGTCTGTTAGAGATAAAAttagtttcaaataaatatatactcacTCTCCAGCCCCAATCGACAGGCTCTCGTTGTTGCCTTTGATGAAGTACATGTTGTCACCGGTCCAGTTGTACACCTGAAAGTCGGGACAGAATGTGAACAACAGCGATTCGCCCGTACCGTAGAAATGGTCGCTCATCTTCAACGCACATGACGTCAGCGCACCGAA
The DNA window shown above is from Acyrthosiphon pisum isolate AL4f unplaced genomic scaffold, pea_aphid_22Mar2018_4r6ur Scaffold_15231;HRSCAF=15887, whole genome shotgun sequence and carries:
- the LOC100574024 gene encoding oxidation resistance protein 1-like, which codes for MWTLVFSTLQHGFSLNSMYRKMSKVESPILLVIQDTQNNVFGALTSCALKMSDHFYGTGESLLFTFCPDFQVYNWTGDNMYFIKGNNESLSIGAGDGKFGLWLDGDLNQGRTEACNTYGNEPLVNEQDFVVKILECWAFL